In Gallus gallus isolate bGalGal1 chromosome Z, bGalGal1.mat.broiler.GRCg7b, whole genome shotgun sequence, one DNA window encodes the following:
- the SYT4 gene encoding synaptotagmin-4 isoform X1: protein MAPIAASHQQFDEIPTVVGIFSAFGLVFSVSLFAWICCQRKSSKSNKTPPYKFVHVLKGVDIYPENLNSKKKFGVDDKSEAKNKSAMPKNSLHLDLEKRDLNGNFPKTTSKMQSSPDPENSSSKHFSENQKDSVSPDSLKSTTSLSSEEKQDKLGTLFLSLEYNFEKKAFVVSIKEARGLPAMDEQSMTSDPYIKMTILPEKKHKVKTRVLRKTLDPAFDETFTFYGIPYSQIQDLTLHFMILSFDRFSRDDVIGEVLIPLAGIELSEGRMLMDREIIKRNVRKSSGRGELLISLCYQSTTNTLTVVVLKARHLPKSDVSGLSDPYVKVNLYHVKKRISKKKTHVKKCTPNAVFNELFVFDIPCEGLDDISIEFLVLDSDRGSRNEVIGRLTLGSSAEGTGGEHWKEICEYPRRQIAKWHMLCDG from the exons ATGGCTCCGATCGCGGCCAGCCACCAGCAGTTTG ATGAAATTCCTACAGTTGTTGGGATCTTTAGTGCATTTGGCCTTGTCTTCTCTGTCTCCCTTTTTGCTTGGATCTGCTGTCAGCGTAAATCATCCAAATCCAATAAGACCCCTCCATATAAGTTTGTCCATGTTCTGAAGGGAGTTGATATTTATCCTGAGAATCTCAACAGTAAGAAGAAGTTTGGAGTAGATGATAAAAGTGAAGCAAAGAACAAATCAGCAATGCCAAAGAATTCTCTTCATCTtgacctggagaagagagatcTAAATGGCAACTTCCCAAAAACAACCTCTAAAATGCAGAGTTCTCCAGACCCTGAAAATTCATCTTCAAAGCACTTTTCCGAAAACCAGAAAGATTCAGTTTCCCCCGATAGTTTAAAATCCACTACATCACTGtcatctgaagaaaaacaagacaagTTAGGcactctttttctctctttagagTACAACTTTGAGAAAAAGGCATTTGTAGTGAGCATCAAGGAAGCACGTGGGCTGCCGGCAATGGATGAACAGTCAATGACTTCTGATCCCTACATAAAAATGACAATTCTTCCCGAGAAAAAGCACAAGGTGAAAACCAGAGTGCTGAGGAAAACCTTAGATCCTGCTTTTGATGAGACCTTCACATTTTACGGGATCCCGTATAGCCAAATACAAGACTTAACACTTCACTTTATGATCTTGAGCTTTGACAGGTTTTCCAGAGATGATGTCATTGGAGAAGTCCTCATTCCCCTTGCAGGAATTGAGTTGTCAGAAGGAAGGATGCTAATGGACAGAGAGATCATCAAAAGAAATGTTAGG AAGTCATCTGGACGTGGAGAACTACTGATCTCTCTCTGTTATCAGTCTACAACAAACACACTAACTGTGGTTGTTTTAAAAGCCAGACATCTACCTAAATCTGATGTGTCAGGATTATCAG ATCCTTATGTCAAAGTGAATCTGTACCATGTTAAGAAGAgaatttctaaaaagaaaacccatGTCAAGAAGTGTACTCCCAATGCTGTGTTCAATGAATTGTTTGTCTTTGATATTCCTTGTGAGGGCCTTGATGATATCAGCATTGAATTTTTGGTTTTAGATTCAGATAGAGGGTCAAGGAATGAGGTCATTGGTCGGTTAACCTTAGGATCTTCAGCAGAAGGAACAGGTGGAGAACACTGGAAAGAAATCTGTGAGTATCCTAGGAGACAAATCGCCAAATGGCATATGTTGTGTGATGGTTAG
- the SYT4 gene encoding synaptotagmin-4 isoform X2, producing the protein MAPIAASHQQFDEIPTVVGIFSAFGLVFSVSLFAWICCQRKSSKSNKTPPYKFVHVLKGVDIYPENLNSKKKFGVDDKSEAKNKSAMPKNSLHLDLEKRDLNGNFPKTTSKMQSSPDPENSSSKHFSENQKDSVSPDSLKSTTSLSSEEKQDKLGTLFLSLEYNFEKKAFVVSIKEARGLPAMDEQSMTSDPYIKMTILPEKKHKVKTRVLRKTLDPAFDETFTFYGIPYSQIQDLTLHFMILSFDRFSRDDVIGEVLIPLAGIELSEGRMLMDREIIKRNKSSGRGELLISLCYQSTTNTLTVVVLKARHLPKSDVSGLSDPYVKVNLYHVKKRISKKKTHVKKCTPNAVFNELFVFDIPCEGLDDISIEFLVLDSDRGSRNEVIGRLTLGSSAEGTGGEHWKEICEYPRRQIAKWHMLCDG; encoded by the exons ATGGCTCCGATCGCGGCCAGCCACCAGCAGTTTG ATGAAATTCCTACAGTTGTTGGGATCTTTAGTGCATTTGGCCTTGTCTTCTCTGTCTCCCTTTTTGCTTGGATCTGCTGTCAGCGTAAATCATCCAAATCCAATAAGACCCCTCCATATAAGTTTGTCCATGTTCTGAAGGGAGTTGATATTTATCCTGAGAATCTCAACAGTAAGAAGAAGTTTGGAGTAGATGATAAAAGTGAAGCAAAGAACAAATCAGCAATGCCAAAGAATTCTCTTCATCTtgacctggagaagagagatcTAAATGGCAACTTCCCAAAAACAACCTCTAAAATGCAGAGTTCTCCAGACCCTGAAAATTCATCTTCAAAGCACTTTTCCGAAAACCAGAAAGATTCAGTTTCCCCCGATAGTTTAAAATCCACTACATCACTGtcatctgaagaaaaacaagacaagTTAGGcactctttttctctctttagagTACAACTTTGAGAAAAAGGCATTTGTAGTGAGCATCAAGGAAGCACGTGGGCTGCCGGCAATGGATGAACAGTCAATGACTTCTGATCCCTACATAAAAATGACAATTCTTCCCGAGAAAAAGCACAAGGTGAAAACCAGAGTGCTGAGGAAAACCTTAGATCCTGCTTTTGATGAGACCTTCACATTTTACGGGATCCCGTATAGCCAAATACAAGACTTAACACTTCACTTTATGATCTTGAGCTTTGACAGGTTTTCCAGAGATGATGTCATTGGAGAAGTCCTCATTCCCCTTGCAGGAATTGAGTTGTCAGAAGGAAGGATGCTAATGGACAGAGAGATCATCAAAAGAAAT AAGTCATCTGGACGTGGAGAACTACTGATCTCTCTCTGTTATCAGTCTACAACAAACACACTAACTGTGGTTGTTTTAAAAGCCAGACATCTACCTAAATCTGATGTGTCAGGATTATCAG ATCCTTATGTCAAAGTGAATCTGTACCATGTTAAGAAGAgaatttctaaaaagaaaacccatGTCAAGAAGTGTACTCCCAATGCTGTGTTCAATGAATTGTTTGTCTTTGATATTCCTTGTGAGGGCCTTGATGATATCAGCATTGAATTTTTGGTTTTAGATTCAGATAGAGGGTCAAGGAATGAGGTCATTGGTCGGTTAACCTTAGGATCTTCAGCAGAAGGAACAGGTGGAGAACACTGGAAAGAAATCTGTGAGTATCCTAGGAGACAAATCGCCAAATGGCATATGTTGTGTGATGGTTAG